In Hippoglossus hippoglossus isolate fHipHip1 chromosome 11, fHipHip1.pri, whole genome shotgun sequence, the sequence gtttgttttcgTGGATAAGAGTTCACTAATCATGCACAGGACAAATTCTCCCTGCAATGTAAGATATGTGTTTTGATTATCTCCTGACAACAGCTATTTGTGGTTTATAAATTAGTCAGCAGTTTCTTCCTAAGTCAGTTAGCAAGCAATGCATGAATGCATGGAATGTACTCATACGTGTGGGTGAAAGTCTCGTGGAATCTCCTGAAACTGAAGGGATTTGCTCGCTGTTACTCTATGTGGCTGTGGTGGGCTTCTTTTGTCTATTGGATAATGTTATTCATAAATACATTGTTGGGAAGAAATGCTTACTTGTGTGTCGTCTGATAAACTGTGTCAACAATGATGTCATTATACTTAAATGAGGGCTTTACATGTTTGAAAGACTTAAGATGGAGTAAACCAGCGGCATTCAAATGATTTGAAAATAAGTTTACAAATGGGGATATGGAGGAATTTACTTTGTCATGAAGACTTAAATACACAAACGTGAGCCTGTACAATGCACAACATTAGAAAATATGATGCAACAGGGCTGAAGAATGGATTTTTTGAATGACGTGACTTTAAAGATTGATCACTAACAGAGAATGGAGAGCGTATTTAACGAGAGTGATGTGCAGCCTAATGCTCCTTATGGCAATCATACATGATTTATTCTCAACAGCTGATGGGTACTTGTCCTCTgtaaatgtcaaatcagtgaACACAAGTTCTTGTTAATTGCATCCAATATTTTTCAGAATTCTAGAAATGCCCCATGTTACATATTCATTCCTATAAGTGCTTCATAGAGGTCACAGcctatgtttgtattttgtacaATAAGGCTAATGTAGTCTGGACCCTGTTATTTTACACTGAAGTagattcatctttttttatgtgtaaatgtctcatcaaaacaaagacaaatctgtTCATTTTAGTAACTGTTGATAGAtcttaaacaaacaagacactGTGTAGTACCATTAGTATGAATTTTGTCattgtttataaaaacattattgtaACATAAAATGCTGGGGGCACATTTAATTCAAgctgatttgttgtttgttgcatttaCTCTGAGCTGCGATGCTCTTCTATGTCTAACACGTTCTTATGGCCGTTGATAAAGCAATTTCTTCTCTTGGTTCTTGCAGTAGGCGTCCTGATAGTGAGGTTTGGCACACAGGACACCAGGTGATCTGACTTGGTCATGGCCAATCGGGGAGGAGCTACGAGACCCAATGGGCCCAACGCAGGGAACAAGATCTGTCAGTTTAAGCTGGTGCTGTTGGGGGAGTCAGCTGTTGGAAAGTCCAGCTTAGTGCTTCGCTTCGTCAAAGGCCAGTTCCATGAATTCCAGGAGAGCACAATAGGAGGTGAGCAAATAGTAGTTTTGTAATAGTATTaattattttgcttttattcaaaTAGTTGTTTTGTGATCCAAGGTCAAATTTAGTTCTACAGAGTGAGAGTTAGTTTTACTCACATATTGGGAATTGACAGCATttgttttgatatatttatGAGAATTTCTCTTCACATGAAATTGCTATGGTGTCGATACTGATTACCCGATGCTGACTAACCTTCACCTTTTCCTTTCCCTGCAGCGGCCTTCCTCACTCAAACAGTGTGTCTAGATGACACAACAGTGAAATTCGAAATCTGGGACACTGCAGGCCAGGAGCGTTACCACAGTTTGGCACCCATGTATTACAGAGGAGCACAGGCTGCCATTGTGGTCTACGACATCACAAACGAGGCATGTTTGTCCACCTTGTCCTTCATGCAACTTTCCCAACATGATCTCATCACTTACTGATGATAGTTGCCGTGCATTCAGCCCCACCCTTACCCTACAACAAGTTCAAATACTGCTGCTGTTACAGTTTGAAGTAGCGTGAAGGTATTGACAAATGGCACACATTTCTTGTATTTTGCAGGAATCCTTTGCACGGGCTAAGAACTGggtgaaggagctgcagagacaagcCAGCCCAAATATTGTCATCGCTCTGTCAGGCAACAAAGCTGACCTAGCCAGCAAGAGAGCTGTCGATTTCCAGGTCAGACAAGAAAAAAATGCTGTGTCTTGACACCCTTTACCACTaattgtgtttctcctctgcgttagtgtgtgcgtgtgtaagaTGTGTTAAACTCATGGTGTTTACGCTGTGTCAACAGGATGCCCAGTCCTACGCAGATGACAACAGCTTACTTTTCATGGAAACATCCGCTAAGACTTCTATGAATGTGAACGAGATATTTATGGCTATTGGTGGGTAACTCTTGACACTTCATTCATAGATTTTGCCAGTGCATTTATAGAGTGGTAATCTGAACTAAACTAATTAGTCCCACAAGAAGTTCTATAAAGTGTTTCTTGTTAGTAAATGGTTGAGGTCAGGCTTGGATAATGGAAGATTAGACACTTGTCATTGCTTCTGCTCCATACAAAAGCTGCAATacctttttattgttgttaagtttagtttttctttccgTTTCAGCAAAGAGATTGCCGAAGAGTGAGCCTCAGGCTGTAGGACCAAACACTGCACGCACCCGGGGAGTGGACCTGACAGAAGCCGCCCAGCCAGCCAAGGCTCCGTGCTGCAGTAACTAACGTGAAGAACGCCTTCCCTCCAACCAACCTGTACAGCAGTAGCTAATGCGACTGATGCCCTGACTGCCACTGCAGTTACTAATGCAATGTGTTGTACTCTTATCTCCACATCTCTGATCGGCAAATCGAGAAAAAGATGCCCTGTGCCcacctttcattttttttcagtgtagtgAAGTCAACTCCATTACACTGATCTCTCTTTTCCTACATCGTGGTTCTGCTGGTACCTGGTGAAGCCTCCTTACCATCCACTCTTACTTTCTGTCATCTAGCTTTTTGCAGTTATTACTGATAGAACAATGACAGCACGTATTAGAGATTATTAGTGTACCCTGCCTTCCATCATCTTCCTTCCAACATGTCGATGTGGGAAGTGACCACTTCCATTTTCTTGGATAGCTTTAgacaaaaaatctaaaacacaaattatctgtttttgttaattttttgatcatttttgcCAGAAGTCAGTCAGAATTGTGTAAGCACATATCTGTATACTCACATGGCctaaagtggaaaaacaaaaaacggcAGCAGCCTAGAAAATAGTCAATTGGAAAAGAGGAGTGCATTAATAATGCGAGGGTGGAAAAGTGGAGGgtggagacagatggagaagaaCCCAAAGCGTTATGTATCTTTTTTCACCAGGAAACCTTtatgtgaaagtaaaaaaaaaacagctgtggACTGTAGTCCTTTTAGATTTTCTCTATCTGACTCCCCTCTGCCTGTCCACTACTATCCACGTCCTCTCCCCCCTAAACCCAAAGTAGCACTAGTGTACATTCTCTTCCACCCTTGTAGGCTCTATTCTGGGGCCATGCCTGCTTCTAGCTGTCCCCAGTGGCATCGTGCAATGTTTCGCAGTCTTAAGTCTGTGAGTTTAAGTGTCAGGaccagtgcagagcagcagaaccCCCTGCTACACCCAGCTTTCTCCACAACAAGGCGCAGGGGGGTCTCTGAGCAACTCATCAGTGTCACcgcccctccacctcctcatgcAGTGTCCTTTCATAAATCTCGTGTAGACCACCCCTCCGTGGTCATACTGGGGTCACGTGGGTTTCTGCCTTTGGATGATTTAGTTAACGCAGGTGACCTTTACTGTCGTGTTGATGTTGATGGACGGCTGCTGGGATTGCACATGGTAAAAAGCGAAGGTGATGGTAGCGAGCAGGGAGTTGCAATATGTCCGTTTGCTTCATAATCACCTTTTGAATCGTTAATTATTTGTCATCTTCTCTTGATAAGGAAGTGCTTTAGACACGGTCATGTGTCGCTGTGTACAAACTGGGCCTGGCTGGCTGGTGACAGATCTCATCCATAGACTTACTCACACGTGCCCGTTTATGTTCGTTTATGTTCGAAcacataaaaatctaaatttccCCTTTGAACTCTGTGCGACCTAAACATTATTGTACataagcgcacacacacatacacacatgtagtcTGTTACACCACCACCTCGCAACctatttgtgttgtattttttttgtccaaccCCCCCCCAACTATACATCATtgttatatacacacacacacacacacacacacacactcataactcTTTTTACAGACCTGTCTTACTCATGCCTTGCACTAATGATGCTCATGAATATATCTTGTCATTATTACAGCCAgtgtgatataaatatatataaataaatataaatatataaataatatactgtaaatagGGTGTTGCAGTGTAGTCTACCTTTTTTTTGATTTACCAGTGACCGGACTAATGCTTGCTAGGGAGCTGTCTagataatcatttaaaaaaaactgtacagttggagaagaaaaaaaaaacagctttggAGTTTTGTTGCTGTTCCTTTTCCACACAAATGGTTAAATCATAATCAGTGGCGGTCTTTATAAATGTACGTAGTGTTATAAACAAAAAGAATGAAATTGCATTTATTTAGTCATCTGTCTTGtacctttttattttccctcacaagaaaacaaaatccaaataTTTTGGTTTCTATTTTGTAACACTATTTGGATTTCACtaatggttttttttgtagtgGTATCAGGCTGCGATTCCTTGTCCGGCTCTCCTCCACCTGTAGTTAGATCTGAACCTCCAGAGGCTCCTAAAAGCTCCAGAGGAGTCGGACACGATACAAAACCGTTTGATTAACCAGCCGTCTGCCCCTCCATAACATCTCAGTAACCTTGTGACCGTATTGTAGCAAACAGTGTTAACAACTGTCAGCCGGGGATCGATGGTGATTCATGAATAGATTAATGATGAATTAACACATAATGGGGACTTAAATtgtatggttttgttttgttttttgccacGAACACTTAATTGCAGCAGAGAAACCTAAAAATGCAAGCATTTTACAGTACTGTTATGTAATGACCaaataaatactgaaataaagttgatcatttattattgtaatcaggctgtgtatatatatatatacgtgtgtgtgtgtgtgcatggaccACTGTCCTCTACCTGTCAAATTGACACTGATAA encodes:
- the LOC117770628 gene encoding ras-related protein Rab-5A encodes the protein MANRGGATRPNGPNAGNKICQFKLVLLGESAVGKSSLVLRFVKGQFHEFQESTIGAAFLTQTVCLDDTTVKFEIWDTAGQERYHSLAPMYYRGAQAAIVVYDITNEESFARAKNWVKELQRQASPNIVIALSGNKADLASKRAVDFQDAQSYADDNSLLFMETSAKTSMNVNEIFMAIAKRLPKSEPQAVGPNTARTRGVDLTEAAQPAKAPCCSN